The genomic segment ATAATTTATGGTTTTGACCGCACCAAGGGAAAGGCAGAAAGCGGCTTTCTCCGGTGAACTGACGGTTGTATATACGCTTGCTCCGAACAGCGCCCCAAGCTGAATGGCGGTACTCCCGATTCCCCCAGCGCCACCATGCACCAACAACCCTTCTCCTGCCTGTAGCATCCCTCTGCGGAAGACATTGTCCCACACGGTGAAAACCGTCTCGGGCAACGCGGCGGCTTCCTCAAAACTCAGCGCATCCGGAATGGGAAGGCAATGTCCGTGATACACGGCAGCATATGCTGCGTAACCACCGCCTGCCACCAGAGCGCACACCCGATCACCGATATTCCAGTCTTTTACGGCACTCCCTTTTTCGACGATCACGCCCGCTACCTCCAGACCCGGTATCCTGGGATCCACGCCCAGAGGCGCTGGGTAGTTTCCCTTTCGCTGAAAAACATCGGGCCGGTTAACTCCCGCAGCGCGGACTTCGATCAGCACTTCCGAGTCGCTGATCCGGGGACGCGCCCTCTCCGCTACTTGGAGGACTTCCGGTCCACCCGGCATTGTGATGACAACTGCTTTCATTTGCAATAATTATTATAGGTGACACTTGGTCTATCAACATTTAGTTTTGCTGCGCACTATTGCAGTTTCCTGAACAAGCGCATACTTCCGTCTCCAAGACGCTGCTGCTGGACAATTTATCCCGACTTTTTGGGATATTTTTGCAGGCGGATATTGAGGGACAGCATAAAATAGCGTGCCAGACGGTTATTCTGAACATCAAGGATATCATTGCCGACAACAGCACGCGAGATTCCGGTATTTTGGTTCATCAGGTCAAATCCCTGAAACCGTAGCATACCGAGATTATTACGTCCAAAAGTATACTCCATATATGCATTGATAATGGTTGGATTTATATTATTCCACGAACTGGAATACCCCGCGTTAAATTTTTGGGAGACCTCCAGTCCCATCGTTACATGCTTGCCCAGATAAGCCTTGGACCCGAGTCCCACGATTCCGGAATGCGCCGTTATATTGTCCTGCACCGGCCAGTCGAATGTAGCCCGGTTTAAAGAATAGTTGCCATTTAACTCAGCTTCAAAAATATCATTCCAGGCATAACGAAACTGGATCGCCTGCGTGAGTAAAAAATGGCCGCCAAAGCTCTTCTTTTCATTGATATAGGATATGTTGTTGTAATAGTCGGCATTGCCATTAAGGCTCATCTGCAAATTGTCAGACAGCAATGATGCCGTAAAGAGATAGTAGCTTTTAATATCATAATATCCCTCGGTATTGCGGTAACTGGTTTTCTGAACAGTCGAGTTTTGTTCGATCGTCCGGTTGGCCACGATCTTGTCGTTTACCAAATTAAAAGCGAGGCTCGCTTCGAGATACTGTCCATGCCTTGTCATGGATTTACGATACTTAGAAACAAAACTGTGGGCAAACTCGGATTTTAAATCCTTATTGCCGATAATAATATTCTGCGTATTGGTATTGTCCACGACAGGTTGTATCTGATAGAAGTTAGGCTGATTATTGCGTCCATAATAGTCTATCGACAGGTCTTCTTCTTTGGTAAACTTCCATTTGAGGCCAGTAGATGGCACAAGATTCACATTCGAATATGATGTCCTGATCGCCTTGTCGGTAGAAGTCCCCGTCAGTTCTGATGGCTGCACCGCAAATCCAAAGCTCATTTTGACCTTTTCGCCGAGATCATGCCGGTAGATCATCCCAACTTTATTGCTGGCAAAGGCATAGTTGTATCTGAGACTGAGCGAATCCACCAAAATTGGGTTGATACTCTCATCCTTTGTATCATAGGTTGAGCGATTTGCATCTATTTTGGTATAGTCGAAGTCGTAGTTGATTTCCAGAACACCCCCCAGATCGACAGGCTCAACCAGAGACAGCCGGCTCTGCAGGTTGGTATTCTGATTGTCCGAACGGATCATCTGTTTGAGAAATGTCTCCGTTCTCCGAGGTTCGGTTGAACTGCTGTCTATCGCACTATTGGCATCACGAAGCTCTTCATCCTTATCGAGCGAATTAAAATCGGTATGAAAGGTATAGAGTATTTTTCGGCCGGGCTTGCTGAAGCTCCGTACATAAAAAAGATCGAGGGCGGCAGCCGGACTTTCGCTGCTGTTGACAGCACCGTAACGCCCAGTACTGCTCAGACTGTTGTTCCGAAGACGTCTGTCTTTGTAAGTCTGTCCAGCCGAATTGGACCAGGAAAGTTTCGGGGAAACTTTTAATTGGTCTTTTGGGGACAACTTCATGTCAAAGTCCCAGTCCATCTTATGCGTACGGTCTACGGACCTGATTTTGTAATCTTCGTAATTACTAATGGAATTGTTGACGCCCTTGCCGGATTTATAGATGGATTGCAGGAATGAATTCCCTTCGGTATAGTTGTTACGCTGAGTAAAGCTATATCTCCCACTGGCATTCACTGTTCGGGACAGTGGGCTGGAGAAACTAGCTCCCACTGAGCTGATTTTATTGACTCCATCAGTAGGGTCCGCAAAATCCGCGAGCTCCCCCATCTCCCGCTCGCGCTCTCCCCCATTGGGCGACCCAAATGAAAAAAGATTGGTGTTTGTATTATTAGTCGAAGAAACAATAGAGTATTCCTTTCCATTGTCAAATCTATTGACCCCTATGCTGCCGAGGTAGCGCTCTGCAGAACCGCCGCCCAAAGTTGCCTGGCCAAAGGTGATTTTCTTCTTGTCTTCCTTGAGAACAATATTCAGCACCTTTTCGGATTCGGTGTTTTTGACCCCTTTGGCTGTCGCTTCATCACCATAAAAATCGATAATCTGCACGTTTTTTACAAAGTCCGCCGGCAGGTTTCTCGTAGCTGTCAGCACATCACCGCCAAAAAATTTCTTGCCATCCACTTTGACCGAGGAAATAGGCTTTCCAAAAGCATAGACAGAGCCGTCACGCGAAACCTGTACATTTGGCAGCGCTTTAAGTGCTTCCTCCAGTAATGCCCGACGGTCAAACTGAAAAGCATCCAGATTAAATTGTACTGTATCCTGTTTGTAGACAATGGGTTTATATTTTTGGATTACAATCTCTTTGAGCAGCGAAACATGTGGAAACATCGTCAATTTGCCGACATCCAGCTTAGCTGTCGTGCTGCTGTAGAGCGGGTAACTCCGTTCCAGTATACTGAGACCGATCTGGCTGCAGCTTATACGGATATCGTTGCCCAGCACCCTGCTGAAATGAAAGTAACCTGTAACGGATGTGGAAGTGAACAAGGTATCGCGGGAGCTCGTCAAGTGGACATTAACACCTTTTAGCGGCCTGCCAGCTGTATCTACAACAAGTCCATAAACTTCTTTTTTTGTCGACTGGCCAAAAGTGATCCCTGGCAGAAAAAACAAGCTTATAATAGACAACAAAAGTATAAACCGGATGATATTCCCGCCCCTTAGTTCCATCAAATAGACTTTGCAATTATACAATTCAATATAAGAATTCTTAAGCTATTAACGTAAAAAGTTGTGATTTTGTATAAAAAAAAACGAGCTGTCGGGAAAACAGCTCGTTCTTTCGGATAAATCTTTCTATCTTTTACTCACCAGCAAAAGAAACTTTAACAAGGTGTTTGTCAATTTCCCAGCGGCCCGTACCCTCTTCACCGATAACATCGAATAATTCGAGAATGCGTCGCGCCACAAATTCTTCTTCCACTTGCTCTTCCAAAAACCACTGTACAAAGTTGAACGTCACATAATCTTTTGCTTTTGCACATCTGTCTGCAATGTTGTTAAACTGCTCGGTCACAAACATTTCCTGCTCCAGGGTTTGTTCAAATACACCGCGGAAAGACTCAAAGTCCTGTGGGATCCCTGTAATCTCCGGAGAGATCGCACGTCCACCACGGTTGTTGATATAGTTAAAAAGCTTCAGCATATGCTCGCGCTCTTCATTGGACTGTCTCGCAAAAAACTCCGCTGCATTTTCCAGACCTTGGTCATCACACCAAGATGACATCGCTAGATACAATGCTGACGAGTGTGCCTCTACCTTGATCTGTGCATTAAGTATATTTTCGATTTCTTCTTTTAAAGAAGATTTTAATTTCAATAAATCTTTCATATTTTCCTTAAGTTTAATTTCTAAAACAATCTCGGGCGATAAATCCGATCACCCGACTTCATTACAAAGATACATCGCATTTAAACAATTTGTATAAAGAATATGCAATACAAATTCAGTCTAAATTAGCCAATAAAAATGCAACTTGTTTAGAATCAATACAATTACAAATACAGCTGATCGAAACTTTCAATAGGCAATAAATGAAAACAATGAGGCTTTAAATCGCTTTAAAAAAGCAGAATTTACGGCTTGCTGGATTTAGGCCCATCGACCTGTTATTTAATTTTAATTTAAATAAGGAGGCCTTATACAAAAAACTGCGGTGTATATTTATCAAAATACACCGCAGCTACTATGTTGTATTAGCATACGTCAGCCTAGGCCAATACAGCGAAAGGTGATACCTGCAGGCAGGTTCTGACGACACTGTTTAATTCAATCATAAATTTGGCGCCATCCAGAAGCTCGCGTAGTTCAAGTATATTCTCCACTGAAAGGATAAAACAGCGCTCCGTACGAAATGGCATCACAATTTCAAAATCTGAGGAACGAGTTGTATCATTGAGCATACGCTCCACATCTATGGTATCAATTCTTTTCTTGA from the Sphingobacterium thalpophilum genome contains:
- a CDS encoding NAD(P)H-quinone oxidoreductase is translated as MKAVVITMPGGPEVLQVAERARPRISDSEVLIEVRAAGVNRPDVFQRKGNYPAPLGVDPRIPGLEVAGVIVEKGSAVKDWNIGDRVCALVAGGGYAAYAAVYHGHCLPIPDALSFEEAAALPETVFTVWDNVFRRGMLQAGEGLLVHGGAGGIGSTAIQLGALFGASVYTTVSSPEKAAFCLSLGAVKTINYRDEDFQQALAGLPVDVILDSIGGSYFEKNVNLLNADGRLVYINAMEGAKVELNLLKLMQKRIVLTGSTLRARDRQFKEGLRDAIWSSVWPKIDSGDFKPVLFRVLPFHEAAEAHRIMEDSVLLGKVVLSF
- a CDS encoding ferritin is translated as MKDLLKLKSSLKEEIENILNAQIKVEAHSSALYLAMSSWCDDQGLENAAEFFARQSNEEREHMLKLFNYINNRGGRAISPEITGIPQDFESFRGVFEQTLEQEMFVTEQFNNIADRCAKAKDYVTFNFVQWFLEEQVEEEFVARRILELFDVIGEEGTGRWEIDKHLVKVSFAGE
- a CDS encoding DUF6686 family protein → MSELVCPLANVEEVFSTAAGTVYQCSRKNCFWLAYNNSTTSFSVSDFLKFKKRIDTIDVERMLNDTTRSSDFEIVMPFRTERCFILSVENILELRELLDGAKFMIELNSVVRTCLQVSPFAVLA
- a CDS encoding TonB-dependent receptor, whose protein sequence is MELRGGNIIRFILLLSIISLFFLPGITFGQSTKKEVYGLVVDTAGRPLKGVNVHLTSSRDTLFTSTSVTGYFHFSRVLGNDIRISCSQIGLSILERSYPLYSSTTAKLDVGKLTMFPHVSLLKEIVIQKYKPIVYKQDTVQFNLDAFQFDRRALLEEALKALPNVQVSRDGSVYAFGKPISSVKVDGKKFFGGDVLTATRNLPADFVKNVQIIDFYGDEATAKGVKNTESEKVLNIVLKEDKKKITFGQATLGGGSAERYLGSIGVNRFDNGKEYSIVSSTNNTNTNLFSFGSPNGGEREREMGELADFADPTDGVNKISSVGASFSSPLSRTVNASGRYSFTQRNNYTEGNSFLQSIYKSGKGVNNSISNYEDYKIRSVDRTHKMDWDFDMKLSPKDQLKVSPKLSWSNSAGQTYKDRRLRNNSLSSTGRYGAVNSSESPAAALDLFYVRSFSKPGRKILYTFHTDFNSLDKDEELRDANSAIDSSSTEPRRTETFLKQMIRSDNQNTNLQSRLSLVEPVDLGGVLEINYDFDYTKIDANRSTYDTKDESINPILVDSLSLRYNYAFASNKVGMIYRHDLGEKVKMSFGFAVQPSELTGTSTDKAIRTSYSNVNLVPSTGLKWKFTKEEDLSIDYYGRNNQPNFYQIQPVVDNTNTQNIIIGNKDLKSEFAHSFVSKYRKSMTRHGQYLEASLAFNLVNDKIVANRTIEQNSTVQKTSYRNTEGYYDIKSYYLFTASLLSDNLQMSLNGNADYYNNISYINEKKSFGGHFLLTQAIQFRYAWNDIFEAELNGNYSLNRATFDWPVQDNITAHSGIVGLGSKAYLGKHVTMGLEVSQKFNAGYSSSWNNINPTIINAYMEYTFGRNNLGMLRFQGFDLMNQNTGISRAVVGNDILDVQNNRLARYFMLSLNIRLQKYPKKSG